The Sporocytophaga myxococcoides genome contains a region encoding:
- a CDS encoding 3'-5' exonuclease, translated as MGLNLKKPLAFFDLETTGTNITNDRIVEISVLKVMPNNEQIIKTTRINPTIPIPLESSLIHGIYDEDVKDKPTFKSVAAQFATMLQGCDLAGFNILRFDVPVLVEEFLRAGVDFDITNRKMVDAQRIYHLMEPRNLSAAYKYYCNKDLEGAHSAEADTIATFEVLKAQILKYEGCTIKDGDGKEFIPVKNDMNALHELTASQFVDLAGRMVLNDKGEEVFNFGKYKNMKVTDVLQKDPSYYDWMMKGDFALSTKKKLTEIKLRKFNHKV; from the coding sequence ATGGGGCTAAATCTAAAAAAACCTCTCGCTTTTTTTGACCTGGAGACAACAGGTACAAACATTACCAACGACAGAATTGTCGAAATATCCGTCCTGAAGGTAATGCCCAATAATGAGCAAATCATTAAAACCACCAGGATAAACCCCACAATACCAATCCCCCTGGAATCCAGCCTCATTCATGGTATTTATGATGAAGATGTAAAAGATAAACCAACCTTTAAGAGTGTTGCTGCTCAGTTTGCTACAATGCTTCAGGGGTGTGACCTCGCAGGGTTTAATATCCTTCGTTTTGATGTACCTGTTCTTGTAGAAGAGTTTTTAAGAGCCGGAGTCGATTTCGATATAACCAACAGGAAAATGGTAGATGCACAAAGAATCTATCATTTGATGGAACCACGTAACCTTTCTGCCGCATATAAGTACTATTGCAATAAAGATCTCGAGGGAGCTCATAGTGCTGAAGCTGATACCATCGCTACATTCGAAGTTCTGAAAGCTCAGATCCTTAAATATGAAGGCTGTACCATTAAAGATGGAGACGGAAAAGAATTCATTCCTGTTAAAAACGACATGAATGCATTGCATGAACTCACAGCTTCTCAATTTGTGGATCTTGCTGGTAGAATGGTTCTTAACGACAAAGGTGAAGAAGTTTTCAACTTTGGAAAGTATAAGAACATGAAGGTTACAGACGTATTACAAAAGGACCCTTCTTACTACGATTGGATGATGAAAGGAGACTTTGCCCTAAGCACTAAGAAAAAACTGACAGAGATAAAACTTAGAAAATTTAATCATAAAGTTTAG
- a CDS encoding UDP-N-acetylmuramate--L-alanine ligase, with the protein MNPKRQKVHFIAIGGSAMHNLALALLQKGLIVTGSDDEIFEPSRTRLEKAGILPEKIGWFPEKISTELDAVILGMHAKKDNPELIKAQELGLKIYSFPEYVYQQSIDKQRIVIAGSHGKTTITSMILHVLKHFNRKFDYLVGAQIEGFDLMVKLTEDAPIIIIEGDEYLSSPIDKTPKFLHYHHHIGLMSGIAWDHINVYPTFDEYVKQFDLFADSSPKGGTLIFCENDDLVSVICRKEREDVQGIAYTAHKHDIINGQTYLIDHNKKIPVQIFGKHNMRNLSGAKTVLSKLGITDEMFYEAIQSFKGAADRLEVLEKTNDTTVFKDFAHAPSKLKASTAAVKKQFPENELVAILELHTFSSLNKEFLVQYKDTFKSADLPVVYFNPQTFEHKKLDPISPEDVIKAFNSEKLKVFTENQSLKEFILKTNWKGKNLLLMSSGNFGGFDLKKLAKEIVQQ; encoded by the coding sequence ATGAACCCCAAAAGGCAAAAAGTCCATTTTATTGCAATCGGAGGCAGTGCAATGCATAATCTCGCCCTCGCTTTGCTTCAAAAAGGTTTAATAGTAACAGGATCAGATGATGAAATTTTTGAACCTTCCAGAACCAGACTTGAAAAAGCAGGAATTCTTCCTGAAAAAATTGGCTGGTTTCCTGAAAAAATTTCCACAGAGTTAGATGCTGTCATTCTTGGCATGCATGCAAAAAAGGACAACCCGGAATTAATAAAGGCGCAAGAACTTGGATTAAAAATCTATTCCTTTCCTGAATATGTCTATCAACAATCAATAGACAAACAAAGAATAGTAATAGCAGGAAGCCATGGCAAAACTACCATCACTTCCATGATTCTTCATGTTCTGAAACACTTCAACAGAAAGTTTGACTATCTTGTTGGAGCTCAGATTGAAGGATTTGATTTGATGGTAAAATTAACGGAGGATGCTCCGATTATTATTATTGAAGGTGATGAATATTTGTCTTCTCCAATAGATAAAACCCCTAAATTCCTTCATTACCATCATCATATAGGTCTGATGAGTGGAATTGCCTGGGATCACATTAACGTATATCCCACATTTGATGAATACGTTAAACAATTTGATCTTTTTGCAGATTCATCTCCTAAAGGGGGTACCTTAATTTTCTGTGAGAACGATGACCTTGTCTCTGTAATTTGCAGAAAAGAAAGAGAAGATGTTCAAGGAATTGCATATACTGCTCATAAGCATGATATTATCAATGGTCAAACATATTTGATTGATCACAATAAAAAAATTCCGGTGCAGATTTTCGGAAAGCATAATATGCGCAATCTGAGTGGTGCTAAAACAGTACTTTCGAAACTTGGAATAACAGACGAGATGTTCTATGAAGCTATTCAAAGTTTTAAAGGAGCAGCAGACAGACTGGAAGTGCTTGAGAAAACAAATGACACCACTGTATTTAAAGACTTTGCTCACGCACCTTCAAAGCTAAAGGCATCAACTGCAGCTGTAAAAAAGCAATTTCCTGAAAATGAACTGGTGGCTATCCTTGAATTACACACTTTCAGTTCTTTAAATAAAGAATTTTTAGTACAATATAAAGATACGTTTAAGTCTGCTGACCTTCCGGTTGTATACTTTAATCCTCAAACATTTGAACATAAAAAGCTTGACCCGATTTCACCGGAAGATGTAATCAAAGCTTTTAACAGTGAAAAGTTAAAAGTATTCACTGAAAATCAATCGTTAAAAGAGTTTATCTTAAAAACAAACTGGAAAGGTAAAAACCTCTTACTGATGAGCTCAGGAAACTTTGGAGGTTTTGATCTGAAGAAACTTGCCAAGGAGATAGTTCAGCAATAA
- the dnaB gene encoding replicative DNA helicase, with product MESEKSVRKPSGKSKLAQTGLIQSLGKMPPQASELEQAVLGALMIEKEALTIVIDILKPESFYHEKHQKIYACILELFDESEPVDILTVTQKLRTKGELEFAGGAYYITELTTRVSSAANIETHARIISEQAIKRELISIASEIQREAFEDTTDVFELLNRTEQSLYQVSEANIRKNYAEMRAILREALDELVSRRNQENALTGVPSGFTDLDRITSGWQKSDLIILAARPGMGKTAFVVSAMRNAAVDFKKGVAIFSLEMSAVQLVNRLISAEAELDSEKIKKGNLEEYEWQQLHHKIRKLDSAPIFIDDTPGLSIRELRTKCRRLKAKNDIQMVIIDYLQLMTAEGGKGGPGNREQEISQISRALKNLAKEINVPVIALSQLSRAVETRGGDKKPQLSDLRESGAIEQDADMVVFLYRPEYYKIDEDEMGNSLKGMGEVIIAKHRNGSLDSVFLKFIGKYTKFADLEKSSFGGGGGGASPMEDNYNPNNFDSGGAKTFSSKINDFGKQNSPEGGNDDDSVPF from the coding sequence ATGGAGTCAGAAAAATCGGTAAGAAAACCTTCAGGTAAGAGTAAATTAGCACAAACTGGTCTTATTCAGTCATTAGGGAAAATGCCTCCTCAGGCATCTGAACTTGAACAGGCAGTTTTAGGTGCTTTAATGATTGAAAAGGAAGCCTTAACCATAGTAATAGATATTTTAAAACCGGAAAGTTTTTATCACGAAAAACATCAGAAAATATACGCATGTATATTGGAACTTTTCGATGAATCTGAACCTGTTGACATATTAACAGTTACCCAAAAGCTTAGGACAAAGGGGGAGCTTGAGTTTGCCGGAGGAGCATATTATATTACTGAACTAACTACTCGGGTTAGTTCTGCTGCGAACATTGAAACCCATGCCCGTATCATATCTGAGCAGGCAATTAAAAGAGAGCTAATTTCCATAGCTTCTGAAATTCAAAGAGAAGCTTTTGAAGATACTACAGACGTTTTTGAATTGCTGAACAGGACTGAACAATCTCTTTATCAGGTTTCTGAAGCGAATATCAGGAAGAATTATGCTGAAATGAGAGCTATTTTAAGAGAAGCTCTAGATGAACTTGTTTCCAGAAGAAATCAGGAAAATGCACTTACAGGGGTGCCAAGTGGGTTCACAGATCTGGATAGAATTACATCAGGTTGGCAAAAAAGTGACCTTATCATCTTGGCAGCTCGTCCAGGTATGGGTAAAACTGCATTCGTTGTCTCAGCAATGAGAAATGCTGCTGTAGATTTTAAAAAAGGAGTTGCAATCTTTTCACTAGAGATGTCTGCTGTTCAGTTGGTAAACAGGTTGATATCAGCAGAAGCTGAGCTTGATAGTGAAAAAATCAAAAAAGGAAACCTGGAAGAATATGAGTGGCAGCAGTTGCATCACAAAATTAGAAAACTTGATTCTGCACCTATATTTATAGATGATACTCCCGGTCTTTCAATTCGAGAGCTTCGTACTAAATGTCGAAGGTTGAAAGCAAAGAACGATATCCAAATGGTTATCATAGATTACCTTCAGCTCATGACTGCAGAGGGCGGAAAAGGCGGACCTGGAAACAGGGAGCAGGAAATTTCTCAGATATCTAGGGCTTTAAAGAACCTTGCAAAAGAAATAAATGTGCCGGTAATTGCACTTTCTCAGCTAAGCAGGGCCGTGGAAACCAGGGGAGGCGATAAGAAGCCTCAGTTGTCAGATTTAAGGGAATCTGGAGCTATTGAACAGGATGCGGATATGGTGGTCTTTCTTTATCGTCCTGAATACTACAAAATTGATGAGGATGAAATGGGTAATTCTTTAAAAGGAATGGGTGAAGTAATTATTGCCAAGCACAGGAATGGTAGTCTTGATAGTGTTTTTCTCAAGTTTATTGGGAAATACACCAAATTTGCCGATCTTGAAAAGTCGTCGTTCGGCGGAGGTGGCGGTGGTGCTAGTCCTATGGAGGATAATTACAATCCTAATAATTTTGATTCTGGAGGAGCAAAGACTTTCAGCAGTAAAATTAATGACTTCGGAAAACAAAACAGCCCGGAAGGTGGTAATGACGATGACTCGGTTCCTTTTTAA